Proteins from one Candidatus Omnitrophota bacterium genomic window:
- a CDS encoding tetratricopeptide repeat protein — MNRIGFVSIIVAVTWPGLLFAEEAPTPAETSWQALTENVRRLYDAGEYVEAAKAAEEAVDVSRTAFGEEHTRTSTALNNLAEVCGAQGRFKEAESLHLRALMINEKLLGEFHPAVATDAFNLGALYLQEKKYALAEPMLRRALVTLQIHDGPRDVSEVPVLGLLGDAVAGQHREKDAEQLYRQALAIVADVEGEEHPVAAELFSSLAAVAEAQGHIDDAELHLRQAITIATRTLGPDHEMTEAFVHDLATFYEAHGMPARAEPLREREALLREARERSP; from the coding sequence AGAGGCGCCAACGCCTGCGGAGACTTCCTGGCAGGCGCTCACAGAAAACGTCCGCCGGCTGTATGACGCAGGCGAGTACGTCGAAGCGGCCAAAGCCGCCGAGGAGGCCGTTGACGTCTCGCGCACCGCATTCGGCGAAGAGCACACGCGCACCTCAACCGCCCTGAACAATCTCGCCGAAGTCTGCGGCGCCCAGGGGCGGTTCAAGGAAGCCGAGTCCCTGCATCTGCGCGCGCTGATGATCAATGAAAAGCTCCTTGGAGAATTCCATCCCGCGGTGGCGACCGATGCGTTCAATCTCGGAGCCCTCTACCTCCAAGAGAAAAAATATGCGCTGGCGGAGCCGATGCTGCGGCGCGCCTTGGTGACGCTGCAGATCCACGATGGACCGCGCGATGTTTCTGAGGTGCCGGTCCTTGGGCTTTTAGGAGATGCCGTGGCCGGGCAGCATCGCGAGAAAGACGCCGAGCAATTGTACCGCCAAGCGCTTGCGATTGTGGCGGATGTCGAGGGCGAGGAGCACCCGGTGGCGGCTGAGCTCTTCAGCAGCTTGGCGGCTGTGGCTGAGGCTCAGGGGCATATTGACGATGCTGAGCTGCACCTGCGGCAGGCCATCACGATCGCCACCCGCACCCTGGGTCCTGACCACGAAATGACCGAGGCCTTTGTGCATGATCTGGCGACGTTCTATGAGGCGCACGGCATGCCCGCCAGGGCCGAGCCGCTGCGCGAGCGGGAAGCCTTGCTGCGAGAAGCGCGGGAGCGCTCCCCATGA
- the hemB gene encoding porphobilinogen synthase, with translation MYRTRRVRASEALRGLIRETHLSADQLVMPLFVRAGKKVRAAIPTMPGQFQFSVDTLAQECRQLKELGVPAVLLFGLSDKKDARGSRAYAKNGIVQQAVAAIKSSVPELLVITDVCLCAYTLHGHCGVVGSDTRHKTHFYIDNDASVEILAKVALSHAKAGADLVAPSDMMDGTVGAIRKLLDAEDFDRVPIMAYSVKYASSFYGPFREAVDSAPQFGDRRSYQMDPANAEEALRKARSDVEQGADILMVKPALVYLDIIRRVKQALPYPLAAFNVSGEYAMVKAASARGWLQERPVWMEMLLAMKRAGADILITYWAKDAARLLREE, from the coding sequence ATGTATCGGACGAGACGGGTGAGGGCATCTGAAGCGCTGAGAGGGTTGATTCGAGAGACGCATCTGTCTGCAGATCAGCTGGTGATGCCGCTGTTTGTGCGCGCAGGCAAGAAGGTTCGGGCGGCGATCCCAACCATGCCAGGCCAGTTTCAGTTTTCGGTCGATACGCTCGCGCAGGAATGTCGGCAACTCAAGGAGCTTGGCGTACCCGCAGTGCTGCTCTTCGGCCTCTCAGATAAAAAAGATGCGCGGGGCAGCCGGGCCTATGCCAAGAATGGCATTGTGCAGCAAGCGGTGGCGGCGATTAAATCATCGGTGCCTGAGCTGCTGGTCATCACCGATGTGTGCCTCTGCGCGTACACGTTGCATGGGCATTGTGGGGTCGTCGGGAGCGACACACGACACAAGACCCATTTCTACATTGATAATGATGCCTCGGTGGAGATTCTCGCAAAGGTCGCCCTATCGCATGCGAAGGCTGGAGCTGACCTGGTCGCACCATCGGACATGATGGATGGCACGGTAGGAGCGATCCGCAAATTGCTCGATGCTGAGGATTTTGATCGCGTGCCGATCATGGCCTACTCCGTGAAATACGCGTCCAGTTTTTACGGGCCGTTTCGTGAGGCCGTAGACTCAGCACCCCAATTCGGCGATCGCCGCTCCTACCAGATGGACCCGGCTAATGCCGAGGAGGCGTTGCGCAAGGCGCGGTCCGACGTGGAGCAAGGAGCGGATATCCTTATGGTCAAACCAGCGCTGGTCTACCTTGATATTATTCGGCGCGTCAAGCAGGCATTGCCATATCCACTCGCCGCATTTAACGTCAGCGGCGAGTACGCGATGGTCAAAGCGGCGTCAGCTCGCGGCTGGCTGCAGGAGCGGCCGGTCTGGATGGAAATGCTGCTCGCGATGAAACGCGCCGGTGCCGATATCCTCATCACCTACTGGGCCAAAGACGCCGCCAGACTCCTCAGAGAAGAATGA
- the cobA gene encoding uroporphyrinogen-III C-methyltransferase has translation MSRRGCVYVVGAGPGDPGLITVKGQEALRRANVVVYDHLVSPRLLKQCSPTAKLVYVGKEADKHTAPQGSINRLLIREANAGKSVVRLKGGDPFLFGRGGEEAEELVKAKIPFEIVPGVTSAIAVPAYAGIPVTHRRYASSVAILTGHEDPAKKGSSIRWPQLATATDTLVCLMGVSRLPAIVAELCRHGRPVSTPCAVIAWGTRATQRTVTATLSTIAAAVTSAGLRPPAILVVGEVVRLRKQLNWFERKPLFGKRLLVTRAQEKAASLSNQLEALGAEVEELPAIALAPVPSNGAFKTLVASLPNTDWVFFTSPEGIGWFREMLKPHRKDLRILSGCHIGAIGSKTAVAIESLGLHVDFVPKQYSQEGVLNDFPRRLLKGKRAVILSAKGSRDVLEHGLRARGMQVVKGSIYQTVIPKALRQSATTLFERPFDAVTVTSASCVDHLHEALVAAGKATLFRHLRFASIGPITSAAVRARGGRVAIEAKISTIEGLVDAIQHV, from the coding sequence ATGAGCCGACGCGGATGCGTCTATGTGGTGGGTGCTGGCCCTGGAGACCCTGGCCTGATCACGGTTAAAGGGCAGGAGGCGCTGCGTCGAGCCAATGTGGTGGTCTACGATCATCTGGTCTCTCCGCGGCTGCTGAAACAGTGTTCGCCGACGGCGAAGCTGGTGTACGTCGGCAAGGAGGCAGACAAGCACACCGCGCCACAAGGCTCGATCAACCGCTTGCTGATTCGGGAAGCCAACGCTGGGAAATCCGTTGTGCGGTTAAAAGGCGGCGATCCGTTCCTCTTTGGCCGCGGCGGGGAGGAGGCCGAAGAGCTTGTCAAAGCCAAGATTCCGTTTGAAATTGTTCCAGGCGTGACAAGCGCTATTGCGGTTCCGGCGTATGCCGGCATTCCGGTCACCCACCGTCGCTATGCGTCTTCCGTCGCCATACTGACCGGCCATGAGGATCCCGCGAAGAAGGGCAGCAGCATTCGGTGGCCGCAATTGGCCACCGCCACAGATACGCTGGTCTGCTTGATGGGTGTGAGTCGGTTGCCGGCCATCGTGGCCGAGCTTTGTCGCCACGGCCGGCCTGTCTCGACCCCGTGCGCCGTGATTGCGTGGGGTACTAGGGCGACTCAGCGAACCGTGACAGCCACGTTGTCCACCATCGCGGCCGCTGTCACGAGCGCAGGGCTTCGCCCGCCGGCGATTCTTGTGGTGGGCGAGGTGGTTCGACTGCGCAAGCAGCTCAACTGGTTTGAGCGAAAGCCGCTGTTCGGCAAACGCCTCCTGGTGACGCGAGCGCAAGAGAAGGCGGCCTCGCTGTCGAATCAATTGGAAGCGCTTGGGGCTGAGGTTGAGGAGTTACCGGCGATTGCGCTGGCCCCGGTGCCGTCGAATGGCGCGTTTAAAACTCTCGTGGCGTCGCTGCCCAACACTGATTGGGTCTTTTTCACCAGCCCTGAAGGTATTGGGTGGTTTCGCGAGATGCTCAAACCGCACCGCAAGGACTTGCGAATCCTCTCTGGGTGTCACATTGGCGCGATCGGTTCCAAAACTGCGGTGGCCATTGAGTCGCTGGGGCTGCATGTGGATTTTGTGCCGAAGCAATACAGCCAAGAGGGCGTGCTGAACGATTTTCCCAGACGGCTCCTGAAAGGCAAGCGCGCCGTGATCCTCAGCGCCAAAGGCAGCCGCGATGTGTTGGAGCATGGGTTGCGCGCGCGCGGGATGCAGGTGGTGAAGGGATCGATTTATCAAACCGTCATCCCGAAAGCGCTGCGGCAGAGCGCGACAACGCTCTTTGAGCGGCCATTTGATGCCGTAACCGTGACCTCGGCGAGCTGTGTGGATCACTTGCACGAAGCGCTCGTCGCCGCAGGCAAGGCGACGCTTTTCCGTCACCTGAGATTTGCTTCCATCGGTCCGATCACCTCAGCCGCGGTCCGCGCTCGCGGTGGTCGCGTGGCTATTGAAGCAAAAATCTCAACCATCGAAGGCCTTGTCGATGCGATCCAACACGTTTAG